A genomic window from Montipora capricornis isolate CH-2021 chromosome 8, ASM3666992v2, whole genome shotgun sequence includes:
- the LOC138013827 gene encoding uncharacterized protein, whose product MLDLQTQAHWTDECQKFLALDPEERIKIAQENHACFSCLKRAGRDHKLITCSRRKRCTETENDIQCRQYHHPLLHKRNVTNVRASISSMTKKSEALLPVISASIGGRDGLYKHGNVLLDSGAQLSLIRFETAEILGLEGKNVSITITKVGGEEEEMTTKVFKVKVTSMDDQKTFTVQAIGISCISDDVVDIKTRDIAERLNLKKEDLYRGKGPVDLLIGIDHARMHTGETRQAGHLVARKSPLGWVVFGGTSQDAPEASRTLHVKYTSPVDLTDFWTTEAMGSHHARAQQINLAKLREKRQR is encoded by the coding sequence ATGTTGGATCTGCAAACCCAAGCACACTGGACCGACGAATGTCAAAAATTTTTGGCCTTAGATCCTGAAGAACGCATCAAGATCGCGCAAGAAAACCACGCCTGTTTCAGCTGTCTAAAAAGAGCTGGGAGAGACCATAAGTTAATTACCTGCAGTCGAAGGAAACGATGCACAGAGACAGAGAACGATATACAGTGCAGACAGTACCACCATCCTCTCTTGCACAAGAGGAATGTAACCAACGTCAGAGCAAGCATCTCGTCTATGACTAAGAAATCAGAAGCTTTACTTCCTGTTATCTCCGCAAGCATCGGTGGTCGAGATGGTTTATACAAACACGGAAACGTCCTTCTCGATTCAGGAGCGCAACTAAGTTTGATAAGATTTGAAACAGCCGAAATTCTGGGCTTGGAGGGAAAAAACGTCTCCATAACGATAACAAAAGTCGGTGGTGAGGAAGAAGAAATGACAACGAAGGTTTTCAAAGTTAAAGTGACATCAATGGATGACCAGAAAACGTTTACAGTGCAAGCTATCGGTATTTCTTGTATCAGCGACGATGTAGTTGACATCAAGACAAGAGATATCGCCGAGCGTTTGAATCTGAAGAAAGAAGATCTCTATCGTGGTAAAGGACCAGTAGACCTTCTAATCGGTATTGATCACGCCCGCATGCACACTGGTGAAACAAGACAAGCCGGACATTTGGTAGCACGAAAGTCCCCTCTAGGATGGGTGGTCTTTGGAGGAACATCACAAGACGCTCCCGAAGCTAGTAGAACTCTTCACGTTAAGTATACATCCCCCGTAGATCTGACTGATTTCTGGACGACTGAAGCAATGGGGTCACACCATGCCCGTGCCCAGCAAATAAACTTAGCCAAATTGAGAGAGAAGAGGCAAAGATAA
- the LOC138013828 gene encoding uncharacterized protein — MKNPEHAQAYDKQMVEMNEMAFSRKLSKQEFEGYRGPVHYISHHEVLRPESKSTPVRIVFNSSAVFRGHRLNDYWMKGPDLLNDLFGVVLRFRENEIAFIGDISKMYHRIRIPEADQHVHRFLWRNLQTDREPDVYVKTVLTFGDKPAPAMAQIALRKTADEAREDFPEAAQVLKDNTYMDDICDSVCTEEEARELTKCIDSVLETGGFKVKDWLSNKANSNTDQEERKEAVILQGVNEEKVLGVVWSNHTDMFTLKVKPELLLSQEPAMLSKRTILSQVARIYDPIGFASAFLIRAKIGLQELWEKGVGWDEKLPSETQEKWTNLFQEMKGLNGTSFERCLTPPYAVGRPVLCVFSDASEDAFGSCTYARWQLSSGEYDVRFIAAKSRVAPLKRLTIPRLELEGAVLASRLCKTIVDESRFQFEKVILFLDSKIVLAWIRSEARRFKPFVSVRVGEIQTNTDPSQWKHIPGEINVADDVSRGIPVRNLVERWQQGPKFLRLPENEWPQDSSTNDQPKVEEECRKVHNVCVQTKVEHPINCQKFSSWIKLVRVTAYMLRLIWNLRAKHRNKTQAEENDMKPKEGPLLPEELQEAEHHWIKESQKSLSDRLKKGELKKFSPYKECSATRRGRLRVKMRNTPSSGWSVCR, encoded by the coding sequence ATGAAAAACCCTGAACATGCTCAAGCTTATGACAAGCAAATGgttgaaatgaatgaaatggcGTTCTCCCGAAAGTTATCTAAACAAGAATTCGAAGGCTACAGAGGCCCCGTACACTACATTTCCCATCATGAAGTCCTAAGACCAGAAAGCAAAAGCACACCGGTACGTATTGTCTTCAACTCATCAGCTGTATTTCGGGGACACCGGCTAAACGACTACTGGATGAAGGGACCGGACTTGCTAAACGATTTGTTCGGAGTAGTCTTGAGATTTAGAGAGAATGAAATTGCCTTTATTGGAGACATATCTAAGATGTATCACAGAATCCGCATACCAGAAGCGGACCAGCACGTACACAGGTTCCTGTGGAGAAACCTACAGACAGATCGCGAACCGGATGTCTATGTCAAGACAGTACTTACCTTTGGCGACAAACCAGCCCCGGCGATGGCACAAATAGCACTAAGGAAGACAGCAGACGAAGCAAGAGAAGATTTCCCAGAAGCAGCACAAGTTCTCAAAGACAACACCTACATGGATGATATTTGCGATTCAGTCTGCACCGAGGAAGAAGCACGAGAACTAACGAAATGTATAGACAGTGTACTCGAAACAGGaggttttaaagtcaaagaCTGGCTTTCGAATAAAGCTAACTCTAACACCGATCAGGAAGAGAGAAAGGAAGCAGTGATTTTGCAAGGAGTCAATGAAGAAAAGGTATTAGGAGTGGTATGGAGCAATCACACAGACATGTTTACCCTTAAAGTGAAACCTGAGTTACTACTCTCCCAAGAACCGGCTATGCTTTCCAAGAGAACGATCCTGAGCCAGGTTGCTCGAATCTACGATCCAATTGGCTTTGCATCTGCATTTCTTATCAGAGCCAAGATAGGCCTACAGGAGCTGTGGGAAAAGGGCGTCGGCTGGGACGAGAAATTACCCTCCGAAACTCAAGAAAAATGGACCAACCTGTTTCAAGAAATGAAGGGCCTCAATGGCACAAGCTTCGAGAGATGTCTGACACCGCCTTATGCAGTTGGCCGCCCTGTACTCTGTGTTTTTTCTGATGCCTCTGAAGACGCATTCGGTTCCTGCACATATGCACGATGGCAGCTGTCAAGTGGAGAGTACGACGTGCGATTTATTGCAGCAAAATCAAGGGTTGCACCGCTGAAAAGATTGACCATACCTCGCCTGGAGCTTGAAGGTGCAGTCTTGGCCTCCCGACTGTGTAAGACCATTGTGGACGAATCCCGTTTCCAATTTGAGAAAGTTATCCTTTTCCTGGATAGCAAGATAGTTCTAGCATGGATCCGTAGCGAGGCTAGGagatttaaaccgtttgtatCAGTCAGAGTTGGTGAGATCCAGACCAACACAGACCCTTCCCAGTGGAAACATATTCCTGGAGAGATTAATGTAGCTGACGATGTTTCTCGTGGCATACCAGTACGAAATTTGGTTGAGAGGTGGCAACAAGGACCTAAGTTTCTTCGCTTGCCTGAAAATGAGTGGCCACAAGATTCGTCAACCAATGACCAACCCAAGGTTGAAGAAGAATGCCGCAAAGTTCACAACGTTTGCGTTCAGACAAAAGTAGAACATCCTATCAATTGCCAGAAGTTCTCAAGCTGGATAAAGCTAGTCAGAGTTACCGCTTACATGCTAAGGCTAATTTGGAACCTGCGAGCAAAACACCGCAACAAAACACAGGCAGAGGAAAATGATATGAAACCTAAAGAGGGTCCTTTATTGCCCGAAGAGTTACAGGAAGCAGAACATCATTGGATCAAAGAAAGTCAGAAAAGCCTGAGTGACCGCCTCAAAAAAGGTGAATTGAAAAAGTTCAGCCCATACAAAGAGTGCAGTGCTACACGCCGTGGAAGGTTACGAGTAAAGATGAGGAACACTCCCTCATCGGGGTGGAGTGTGTGTCGCTGA